One stretch of Janibacter limosus DNA includes these proteins:
- a CDS encoding DUF4190 domain-containing protein, whose translation MTQESRDAEQDQKSGSAGLHGEVAAVPAPRPEAGPAMPIYPNMMYGPREHPQAIAVLVLGIIGVTVVPFIAPVAWVMGGWVLRQIDANPGAYSRRDFVVVGRILGMVGTLFVSLIVLLILYFVLIDPPPSA comes from the coding sequence ATGACGCAGGAGAGCAGGGACGCCGAGCAGGACCAGAAGTCGGGTTCGGCGGGGCTCCACGGGGAGGTGGCGGCCGTACCGGCACCTCGGCCTGAAGCGGGTCCGGCGATGCCCATCTACCCAAACATGATGTATGGCCCGCGGGAGCACCCGCAGGCCATCGCGGTGCTTGTCCTCGGGATCATCGGGGTGACTGTCGTCCCCTTCATCGCACCTGTGGCGTGGGTTATGGGCGGCTGGGTCCTTCGTCAGATTGATGCCAATCCTGGCGCCTACAGCCGTCGAGATTTTGTCGTCGTGGGCAGAATCCTCGGCATGGTGGGGACCTTGTTCGTCAGCCTCATTGTGCTCCTCATCCTCTACTTCGTGCTGATCGACCCTCCGCCTAGCGCTTGA
- a CDS encoding phosphoenolpyruvate carboxykinase (GTP) has protein sequence MVDVDAALDASGLTNEAVREYVKHWAEITQPDRIEVVGAQDDDRLIAEAVEAGELLPAGEGRYYSRSYSKDTARSEERTIVATNDEKDKGVYNNWRPASEMKDKLTELMRGQSKGKTMYVLPYLMSPKNNELAQWATGVELTDSRPVVLHMIRMSRVGIEHVNDLPQQDNFVRAVHVTGDLENLGQGTPDDKRYFVTVADERMILHFGSSYGGNALLGKIAHGLRQGAYDGWDTKKFLAEQYMLIGISDKETGKRYHITGGFPSASGKTNLAMMLPPDALGDRYQVDFYGDDIAWLWVDEATGKLMGMNPEFGVFGVAKDTNEKTNPTALHSVDPGTKTIFTNIAYNPKTEEVWWEGRTPEPPADVDGWLDWKGEPIADREAGDTSPWAHPNSRFTTTLANVPNAAPDFDEPVGVEVDAIIFGGRTRDREPLIRAITDQAEGVYDGLTLGAEATAAAEGVEGQLRYDPMSNRPFMAYGEGDYAQHYLNILSQVKDKPLFAHVNWFQKHPDDGHYLWPGYRENIRPLLWLMRLKAGEVTGRQTAVGIIPTQDELEMTGLDIPQEDLDRILSIDVPRWQQEMGFREEHLKQFDRLPEEIWEAHRRVSAALDNEA, from the coding sequence ATGGTCGACGTCGACGCCGCGCTTGACGCGTCAGGTCTCACCAACGAGGCCGTCCGCGAGTACGTGAAGCACTGGGCCGAGATCACCCAGCCTGACCGGATCGAGGTGGTGGGCGCCCAGGACGACGATCGACTCATCGCGGAGGCCGTAGAGGCCGGGGAGCTGCTGCCTGCCGGGGAGGGTCGGTACTACTCCCGCTCCTACTCCAAGGACACCGCGCGCTCCGAGGAGCGCACCATCGTCGCCACCAACGACGAGAAGGACAAGGGCGTCTACAACAACTGGCGCCCCGCCTCGGAGATGAAGGACAAGCTGACCGAGCTGATGCGCGGCCAGTCCAAGGGCAAGACGATGTACGTCCTGCCCTACCTCATGTCTCCCAAGAACAACGAGCTCGCCCAGTGGGCCACCGGCGTCGAGCTGACCGACAGCCGCCCCGTCGTGCTGCACATGATCCGCATGTCCCGCGTGGGCATCGAGCACGTCAACGACCTGCCGCAGCAGGACAACTTCGTGCGCGCCGTGCACGTCACCGGTGACCTGGAGAACCTCGGCCAGGGGACCCCGGACGACAAGCGGTACTTCGTGACCGTCGCCGACGAGCGGATGATCCTGCACTTCGGCTCCTCCTACGGCGGCAACGCACTGCTGGGCAAGATCGCCCACGGCCTGCGCCAGGGCGCCTACGACGGCTGGGACACCAAGAAGTTCCTCGCTGAGCAGTACATGCTCATCGGCATCTCCGACAAGGAGACCGGCAAGCGCTACCACATCACCGGCGGCTTCCCGAGCGCCTCGGGCAAGACCAACCTCGCGATGATGCTGCCGCCGGACGCACTCGGCGACCGCTACCAGGTCGACTTCTACGGCGACGACATCGCGTGGCTGTGGGTCGACGAGGCCACCGGCAAGCTCATGGGCATGAACCCCGAGTTCGGCGTCTTCGGTGTCGCCAAGGACACCAACGAGAAGACCAACCCGACCGCGCTGCACTCGGTCGACCCGGGGACCAAGACGATCTTCACCAACATCGCCTACAACCCCAAGACCGAGGAGGTCTGGTGGGAGGGCCGCACGCCCGAGCCGCCGGCCGACGTCGACGGGTGGCTGGACTGGAAGGGCGAGCCGATCGCCGACCGCGAGGCGGGCGACACCTCCCCGTGGGCGCACCCCAACAGCCGCTTCACCACGACGCTGGCCAATGTCCCCAACGCCGCTCCCGACTTCGACGAGCCCGTCGGTGTCGAGGTCGACGCGATCATCTTCGGTGGCCGCACGCGTGACCGCGAGCCGCTGATCCGCGCGATCACCGACCAGGCCGAGGGCGTCTACGACGGCCTCACGCTGGGCGCCGAGGCGACCGCCGCAGCCGAGGGCGTCGAGGGCCAGCTGCGCTACGACCCCATGTCCAACCGGCCCTTCATGGCCTACGGCGAGGGCGACTACGCGCAGCACTACCTCAACATCCTCAGCCAGGTGAAGGACAAGCCGCTCTTCGCGCACGTCAACTGGTTCCAGAAGCACCCTGACGACGGTCACTACCTGTGGCCCGGGTACCGCGAGAACATCCGCCCGCTCCTGTGGCTGATGCGCCTCAAGGCCGGCGAGGTCACGGGTCGCCAGACCGCGGTCGGCATCATCCCGACGCAGGACGAGCTCGAGATGACCGGTCTCGACATCCCGCAGGAGGACCTCGACCGGATCCTGTCCATCGACGTGCCGCGCTGGCAGCAGGAGATGGGCTTCCGCGAGGAGCACCTCAAGCAGTTCGACCGGCTGCCGGAAGAGATCTGGGAGGCGCACCGCCGCGTGTCGGCCGCCCTCGACAACGAGGCCTGA
- a CDS encoding acyl-CoA dehydrogenase family protein, which produces MASSESMSLADKGQRLGLRLIAKAGGLPGLKDKEVRAKVERYLYKGAVTGFKAQTAAGRAFAKKKGAGDPARAATAKPKPLFDLNPSEDQQMIQGVARDLADEVIRPAAAAADAARSVPDEVRSAAADMGLHLVGVPAELEGIAEERSAVTGAIVLEELARGDMGIAAAIMAPAAVATAIAAYGDADQQATYLPEFTSENPPSAALAIQEPQVLFDPFALRTTGRVEGDEIILDGTKAIVPGAETADLFIVSAAIDGQPRLVIVKPGTDGVQVEDDPAMGVRAAKTARLHLEGVRVPRSDLLGSTEDHADAVRRARLAWAAAAVGTSQAVLDHVKEYVKERKAFGEPIGYRQAVAFTVSDIAIELAGLRLVVWKAAARLDRGEDASAEIAQARSLVSRHATWIGSSGVQLLGGHGFVKEFDNERWYRDLRGAGVLEGTLLV; this is translated from the coding sequence ATGGCTTCCAGTGAATCGATGTCCCTGGCGGACAAGGGGCAGCGCCTCGGCCTGCGTCTGATCGCCAAGGCCGGCGGCCTGCCTGGCCTGAAGGACAAGGAGGTGCGGGCCAAGGTCGAGCGTTACCTCTACAAGGGCGCCGTCACCGGCTTCAAGGCGCAGACCGCTGCGGGTCGCGCCTTCGCCAAGAAGAAGGGGGCGGGTGACCCGGCCCGCGCGGCGACGGCCAAGCCGAAGCCGCTCTTCGACCTCAACCCGTCCGAGGACCAGCAGATGATCCAGGGCGTCGCGCGCGATCTGGCCGACGAGGTCATCCGGCCCGCGGCCGCCGCGGCCGACGCTGCGCGCAGCGTCCCCGACGAGGTCCGCTCCGCCGCCGCCGACATGGGCCTGCACCTCGTGGGCGTCCCGGCCGAGCTCGAGGGCATCGCCGAGGAGCGCTCCGCCGTCACCGGCGCCATCGTCCTCGAGGAGCTCGCCCGCGGCGACATGGGCATCGCCGCCGCGATCATGGCCCCCGCGGCCGTCGCCACCGCGATCGCTGCCTACGGCGACGCCGACCAGCAGGCCACCTACCTGCCGGAGTTCACCAGCGAGAACCCGCCCTCCGCGGCCCTGGCCATCCAGGAGCCCCAGGTGCTCTTCGACCCCTTCGCCCTGCGGACCACCGGTCGCGTCGAGGGTGACGAGATCATCCTCGACGGCACCAAGGCGATCGTCCCCGGGGCCGAGACGGCAGACCTCTTCATCGTCTCCGCTGCGATCGACGGCCAGCCGCGGCTGGTCATCGTCAAGCCCGGCACCGACGGTGTGCAGGTCGAGGACGACCCGGCCATGGGTGTGCGTGCGGCCAAGACCGCCCGCCTGCACCTCGAGGGCGTCCGCGTCCCCAGGAGCGACCTGCTCGGCAGCACCGAGGACCACGCCGACGCGGTGCGCCGCGCCCGGCTGGCCTGGGCCGCTGCCGCCGTCGGCACCTCGCAGGCCGTCCTCGACCACGTCAAGGAGTACGTCAAGGAGCGCAAGGCCTTCGGTGAGCCCATCGGGTACCGCCAGGCCGTCGCCTTCACCGTCTCCGACATCGCCATCGAGCTGGCCGGCCTGCGCCTCGTCGTGTGGAAGGCCGCCGCCCGCCTCGACCGCGGTGAGGACGCCAGCGCCGAGATCGCCCAGGCCCGCAGCCTGGTGTCCCGTCACGCCACGTGGATCGGCTCGAGCGGTGTGCAGCTGCTCGGCGGCCACGGCTTCGTCAAGGAGTTCGACAACGAGCGCTGGTACCGCGACCTGCGGGGCGCCGGAGTCCTCGAGGGCACGCTGCTCGTCTGA
- a CDS encoding acyl-CoA dehydrogenase family protein has product MIDLEVPKKFRPLISQARGMAEEVFWPISRKYDRAEHEYPAELDLVSAVIDGMSDGGAGQGAGASSSTRAKDDGAEEGDVAAVGSGRASKKGEKENKNGSNLSSVLSILETCRGDVGLTLSIPRQGLGNAAIAAVANDEQKARYAGKWAAMAITEPDVGSDSGAIRTTAIKDGDEYVLNGEKIFVTSGERAELVVVWATLDRSLGKTAIKSFVVRRDNPGLQLVRLEHKLGIRASDTAAFVLDDCRVPAEDLLGDPEIKIEGGFGGAMQTFDNTRPLVASMALGLTRASLDKTTELLKDAGVEVDWDRPAHVQSAAAAKLIEMEADYQSAYLLTLRAAWMADNGKPNSMEASMAKAKAGRTCVNVSLACVELAGATGYAETELLEKWARDSKILDIFEGTQQIQLLVVARRILGYSSKELK; this is encoded by the coding sequence ATGATCGACCTCGAGGTTCCCAAGAAGTTCCGTCCGCTCATCTCCCAGGCACGTGGCATGGCCGAGGAGGTCTTCTGGCCGATCTCGCGCAAGTACGACCGCGCCGAGCACGAGTACCCCGCCGAGCTCGACCTGGTGTCGGCCGTCATCGACGGGATGTCCGACGGTGGCGCCGGGCAGGGTGCCGGCGCCTCCTCCTCGACCCGCGCCAAGGACGACGGCGCCGAGGAGGGCGACGTCGCGGCCGTCGGCTCCGGCCGGGCCAGCAAGAAGGGGGAGAAGGAGAACAAGAACGGCTCCAACCTCTCCTCGGTCCTCTCCATCCTGGAGACCTGCCGCGGCGACGTCGGCCTGACCCTGTCGATCCCGCGCCAGGGCCTCGGCAACGCGGCCATCGCCGCCGTCGCCAACGACGAGCAGAAGGCGCGCTACGCCGGCAAGTGGGCCGCCATGGCCATCACCGAGCCCGACGTGGGGTCCGACTCCGGCGCCATCCGCACCACGGCGATCAAGGACGGGGACGAGTACGTCCTCAACGGCGAGAAGATCTTCGTCACCTCGGGTGAGCGCGCCGAGCTCGTCGTCGTCTGGGCGACCCTCGACCGCAGCCTGGGCAAGACCGCGATCAAGTCCTTCGTGGTCCGTCGCGACAACCCCGGCCTGCAGCTGGTGCGTCTGGAGCACAAGCTCGGCATCCGCGCCTCCGACACCGCCGCCTTCGTCCTCGACGACTGCCGCGTGCCCGCCGAGGACCTCCTGGGCGACCCGGAGATCAAGATCGAGGGCGGCTTCGGTGGCGCCATGCAGACCTTCGACAACACGCGTCCGCTCGTGGCGTCGATGGCACTGGGCCTGACCCGCGCCTCGCTCGACAAGACCACCGAGCTGCTCAAGGACGCGGGTGTCGAGGTCGACTGGGACCGTCCCGCGCACGTGCAGTCCGCTGCCGCCGCCAAGCTCATCGAGATGGAGGCGGACTACCAGAGCGCCTACCTGCTGACGCTCCGCGCCGCCTGGATGGCCGACAACGGCAAGCCCAACTCCATGGAGGCATCCATGGCGAAGGCCAAGGCGGGTCGCACCTGCGTCAATGTCTCGCTGGCCTGCGTCGAGCTGGCTGGTGCCACCGGCTACGCCGAGACCGAGCTGCTCGAGAAGTGGGCCCGCGACTCCAAGATCCTCGACATCTTCGAGGGCACCCAGCAGATCCAGCTCCTCGTCGTCGCCCGCCGGATCCTCGGTTACTCGAGCAAGGAGCTCAAGTAG
- a CDS encoding S8 family peptidase: MRNTRMVSALGALALGLTGLAATSNATAAPTADTADTTKTASSAGGSTQYVVLADRGSSAKALAKRLEAKGATVTAVNEAVGMVTVASTSSDFVKQARSMKGVFGAAEEGIVGRTPDKAKDKAGVERPRMEGKTAGAPDVVKGPKGKSKNRAADPLDSKLWGMDMIKAGQAHKVQSGDKRVTVGIMDTGVDASHPDIAPNFNHKLSRNFVTDIPDIDGPCEVESCVDPAGVDEGGHGTHVAGTVAAAKNGIGVSGVAPDVSIVNVRAGQDAGYFFLGSTVNALTYSADAGLDVVNMSFYVDPWAYNCVGGAPEDNPEEAAQQDMTIEAMSRALRYANSKDVTLVGALGNAATDLANPGSDTSSPNYPEGNEHPRTIDNASCFDLPVEGEHVIGVSSVGPTERKAYYSNYTTDIESGEIEISAPGGDYRDKVGTEDFATAGNLILSSVPENVVKAEGSVDEDGNITEAGEGWVFKDCAMVKGKQECGYYEYYQGTSMASPHAAGVAALIVSQFGSNNGHTGFGLDADTTKEILMDSARDKACPTPSLFDYPEIPASYNAQCVGDEDFNGFYGDGIIDALAAVSGR; this comes from the coding sequence ATGCGCAACACTCGCATGGTGTCGGCACTGGGCGCTCTGGCGCTCGGGCTGACCGGTCTCGCAGCGACGAGCAACGCCACCGCCGCGCCGACCGCAGACACCGCAGACACGACCAAGACCGCATCCTCGGCGGGCGGCAGCACCCAGTACGTCGTGCTCGCCGACCGCGGCTCCAGCGCCAAGGCGCTCGCCAAGCGCCTGGAGGCGAAGGGGGCGACCGTCACCGCGGTCAACGAAGCGGTCGGCATGGTCACCGTCGCGTCGACGTCGAGCGACTTCGTCAAGCAGGCGCGCTCGATGAAGGGCGTCTTCGGCGCCGCTGAGGAAGGCATCGTCGGACGCACCCCGGACAAGGCCAAGGACAAGGCCGGCGTCGAGCGTCCGCGCATGGAGGGCAAGACCGCCGGCGCACCGGACGTCGTCAAGGGCCCCAAGGGCAAGAGCAAGAACCGCGCCGCTGACCCCCTGGACTCCAAGCTCTGGGGCATGGACATGATCAAGGCGGGCCAGGCGCACAAGGTCCAGTCCGGTGACAAGCGCGTCACCGTCGGCATCATGGACACCGGTGTCGACGCGAGCCACCCGGACATCGCGCCGAACTTCAACCACAAGCTTTCGCGCAACTTCGTCACCGACATCCCCGACATCGATGGGCCGTGCGAGGTCGAGTCGTGTGTCGACCCGGCAGGCGTCGACGAGGGCGGCCACGGCACCCACGTCGCCGGCACCGTCGCGGCGGCCAAGAACGGAATCGGCGTCTCCGGTGTCGCTCCGGACGTGTCGATCGTCAACGTGCGCGCCGGTCAGGACGCGGGCTACTTCTTCCTCGGCTCGACCGTCAACGCGCTGACCTACTCCGCGGACGCGGGTCTCGACGTGGTCAACATGAGCTTCTACGTCGACCCGTGGGCCTACAACTGCGTCGGTGGCGCACCGGAGGACAACCCGGAGGAGGCCGCACAGCAGGACATGACCATCGAGGCGATGTCCCGCGCACTGCGTTACGCCAACTCCAAGGACGTCACCCTCGTCGGTGCCCTCGGCAACGCGGCGACCGACCTGGCCAACCCGGGTTCGGACACCTCCAGCCCGAACTACCCCGAGGGCAACGAGCACCCGCGCACCATCGACAACGCGAGCTGCTTCGACCTGCCGGTCGAGGGCGAGCACGTCATCGGTGTCTCCTCCGTCGGTCCGACCGAGCGCAAGGCCTACTACTCGAACTACACGACGGACATCGAGTCCGGTGAGATCGAGATCAGCGCGCCCGGTGGCGACTACCGCGACAAGGTCGGCACCGAGGACTTCGCGACCGCCGGCAACCTCATCCTCTCCTCCGTCCCGGAGAACGTCGTCAAGGCCGAGGGCTCGGTCGACGAGGACGGCAACATCACCGAGGCTGGTGAGGGCTGGGTCTTCAAGGACTGCGCCATGGTCAAGGGCAAGCAGGAGTGCGGGTACTACGAGTACTACCAGGGCACGTCCATGGCTTCGCCGCACGCAGCCGGCGTCGCCGCGCTGATCGTCTCCCAGTTCGGCTCGAACAACGGCCACACCGGGTTCGGACTCGACGCGGACACCACCAAGGAGATCCTCATGGACTCCGCGCGTGACAAGGCCTGCCCGACGCCGAGCCTGTTCGACTACCCGGAGATCCCGGCCTCGTACAACGCGCAGTGCGTCGGCGACGAGGACTTCAACGGCTTCTACGGCGACGGCATCATCGACGCCCTCGCTGCGGTCAGCGGCCGCTGA
- a CDS encoding helical backbone metal receptor — MLLDDLGAPVDLPFSPQRVVSLVPSLTEAIAASCPDVLVGATDWCTHPADLDVARVRGTKNPNLTAIRELSPDLVVANKEENRELDVRRLREQGVAVWVTDIEDVPTSLLAMRRLFGEALGVTTPDWLERADELWSAPPPESRGRVVVPIWRDPWMAVGPRTYTTDLLIRLGWTNVLTGPDADPSDRYPHVELDQIDRDDIDLVLLPDEPYEFTADDGPEAFTHVPTQLVSGRLLTWYGPAMVEAHRVLAPR, encoded by the coding sequence ATGCTCCTCGACGATCTCGGCGCCCCAGTCGACCTCCCCTTCTCGCCCCAGCGAGTGGTCTCGCTCGTCCCGAGCCTCACCGAGGCCATCGCCGCGAGCTGCCCCGACGTCCTCGTCGGGGCCACCGACTGGTGCACCCACCCGGCCGACCTCGACGTCGCCCGGGTCCGCGGGACCAAGAACCCGAACCTCACGGCCATCCGCGAGCTCTCCCCCGACCTCGTCGTGGCCAACAAGGAGGAGAACCGCGAGCTCGACGTGCGACGGCTGCGCGAGCAGGGGGTCGCGGTGTGGGTCACCGACATCGAGGACGTGCCGACGTCGCTGCTCGCGATGCGCCGGCTCTTCGGCGAGGCGCTCGGTGTCACGACTCCGGACTGGCTGGAGCGCGCCGACGAGCTGTGGTCCGCTCCCCCGCCGGAGTCCCGAGGCCGGGTCGTCGTCCCGATCTGGCGCGACCCGTGGATGGCCGTCGGGCCGCGCACCTACACGACCGACCTGCTCATCCGGCTGGGCTGGACCAATGTCCTGACGGGACCCGACGCCGACCCGAGCGACCGGTACCCGCACGTCGAGCTCGACCAGATCGACCGCGACGACATCGACCTGGTGCTCCTGCCCGACGAGCCCTACGAGTTCACGGCTGACGACGGCCCCGAGGCCTTCACCCACGTACCCACCCAGCTCGTCAGCGGCCGACTGCTCACGTGGTACGGCCCGGCCATGGTCGAGGCCCACCGCGTCTTAGCCCCGCGCTGA
- a CDS encoding DUF202 domain-containing protein, producing MSELAASAPHGAQPERTALSWQRTALASAGGAAIIARHSGETLGPAAVVILLATLALAATAFVLGRQRYATAPVEPSRRRDGRAPFALALAVAAMALTELLALAVTVS from the coding sequence ATGAGCGAGCTCGCCGCGTCCGCCCCCCACGGAGCCCAGCCGGAGCGCACGGCTCTGTCCTGGCAGCGCACTGCGCTGGCCAGCGCCGGGGGCGCCGCGATCATCGCCCGCCACTCCGGGGAGACGCTGGGCCCGGCGGCCGTGGTCATCCTGCTCGCCACCCTGGCCCTCGCGGCCACCGCCTTCGTCCTGGGCCGGCAGCGGTACGCGACAGCCCCGGTCGAGCCGTCGCGACGACGTGACGGCCGGGCTCCCTTCGCCCTCGCGCTGGCCGTGGCGGCCATGGCCCTGACCGAGCTCCTCGCGCTGGCGGTGACGGTGTCCTGA
- a CDS encoding YidH family protein, whose translation MSDDRWPAQVYGEGEDPDYRFSLANERTFLAWLRTTLALLAAGVAVDVLDLGVPDGFTRALAAMLLVLGAICPALAFLRWAMAERAMRRGESLPSLGVAAAVITGVILVAAAVLAVVVTGS comes from the coding sequence GTGAGCGACGATCGTTGGCCCGCGCAGGTCTATGGCGAGGGGGAGGACCCGGACTACCGCTTCTCCCTCGCCAACGAGCGCACCTTCCTCGCGTGGCTGCGCACGACCCTGGCCCTGCTGGCCGCCGGTGTCGCCGTCGACGTCCTCGACCTGGGGGTGCCCGACGGCTTCACCCGGGCGCTGGCGGCCATGCTGCTCGTCCTCGGCGCCATCTGCCCGGCACTCGCCTTCCTCAGGTGGGCGATGGCCGAGCGGGCCATGCGTCGGGGCGAGTCGCTCCCTTCGCTCGGAGTGGCCGCGGCCGTGATCACGGGCGTCATCCTGGTGGCGGCCGCAGTCCTGGCCGTCGTCGTCACGGGGTCGTGA